A part of Streptantibioticus cattleyicolor NRRL 8057 = DSM 46488 genomic DNA contains:
- a CDS encoding GlxA family transcriptional regulator — protein sequence MPHRVAVIAPSPVSMFNVAIPDMLFGKVEVDGGPGYEVRVCTAEPGPVPTTGGVDLYVRHGLDTVCEADTVIVAGTGAPYEPEARIVAALREAADAGKRIASICSGAFQLAEAGLLHGRRATTYWTHAEEMRRRYPRIELQGDVLYVQDGPYLTSSGYAAGIDLCLHIIRTDYGAAVANEVGRLALVAPHRPGGQTQFTHTPLPPERGNACADTRAWAMRNLDKPLTLTDLARHAGVSVRTLTRRFHAESGVSPLQWLLHQRIERAKELLETTTLPMDQVAAACGLGTADSLRAHLVRRTGLTPSAYRAQFSRLAATRHRTSSSAA from the coding sequence ATGCCGCACCGCGTCGCCGTCATCGCGCCCTCCCCCGTCTCGATGTTCAACGTCGCCATTCCCGACATGCTGTTCGGCAAGGTCGAGGTGGACGGAGGCCCCGGGTACGAGGTGCGGGTCTGCACCGCGGAACCGGGACCGGTGCCCACCACCGGCGGGGTCGACCTCTACGTCCGCCACGGGCTCGACACGGTGTGCGAGGCGGACACGGTGATCGTCGCCGGGACCGGCGCACCCTACGAGCCCGAGGCGCGGATCGTGGCCGCCCTCCGGGAGGCCGCCGACGCCGGCAAGCGCATCGCCTCCATCTGCAGCGGCGCCTTCCAGCTCGCCGAAGCGGGGCTGCTGCACGGCCGCCGGGCCACCACGTACTGGACGCACGCCGAGGAGATGCGCAGGCGCTACCCGCGGATCGAGTTGCAGGGGGACGTCCTGTACGTGCAGGACGGCCCGTACCTCACGTCCTCCGGGTACGCCGCCGGCATCGACCTGTGCCTGCACATCATCCGCACCGACTACGGCGCCGCCGTCGCCAACGAGGTCGGCCGCCTCGCCCTGGTCGCTCCCCACCGCCCCGGCGGCCAGACCCAGTTCACCCACACCCCGCTGCCGCCCGAGCGCGGCAACGCCTGCGCCGACACCCGCGCTTGGGCCATGCGCAACCTCGACAAGCCGCTCACCCTCACCGACCTCGCCCGGCACGCCGGCGTCTCGGTACGCACCCTCACCCGCCGCTTCCACGCCGAGAGCGGGGTCAGCCCCCTGCAGTGGCTTCTCCACCAGCGCATCGAACGGGCCAAGGAACTGCTGGAGACCACCACGCTCCCCATGGACCAGGTGGCCGCCGCGTGCGGCCTCGGCACCGCCGACTCCCTCCGCGCCCACCTGGTCCGCCGCACCGGCCTCACCCCGAGCGCCTACCGCGCCCAGTTCAGCCGCCTGGCGGCCACCCGCCACCGCACCTCGTCCTCGGCGGCCTGA
- a CDS encoding GNAT family N-acetyltransferase: protein MTTDTTKIELRPARPEDGAAIADVWYRGWCDAHLGNVPDALVALRTRESFDARVVPRIADTVVAVVGGQVAGFVTVIGDEVEQVYVAERHRGGGVATALLDEAERMVAAGGHRRAWLVVVPGNARARAFYARQGWTDEGPYDHVAPDGQEAVTVPTHRYVKPVTGHTG from the coding sequence ATGACGACCGACACCACGAAGATCGAGCTGCGTCCCGCGCGTCCCGAGGACGGGGCCGCCATCGCGGACGTCTGGTACCGCGGATGGTGTGACGCGCACCTGGGCAACGTTCCCGACGCCCTGGTCGCGCTGCGGACGCGGGAGTCGTTCGACGCGCGGGTGGTGCCCCGGATCGCCGACACCGTGGTGGCGGTGGTCGGCGGACAGGTGGCGGGGTTCGTGACCGTGATCGGCGACGAGGTGGAGCAGGTGTACGTGGCGGAGCGGCACCGCGGCGGCGGGGTGGCCACGGCCCTGCTGGACGAGGCGGAACGCATGGTCGCGGCCGGCGGTCACCGGCGGGCGTGGCTCGTCGTCGTACCGGGCAACGCCCGGGCCCGCGCGTTCTACGCCCGCCAGGGCTGGACGGACGAGGGCCCCTACGACCACGTCGCGCCGGACGGCCAGGAAGCCGTGACCGTACCGACGCACCGCTACGTCAAGCCGGTCACCGGCCACACCGGCTGA
- a CDS encoding TetR/AcrR family transcriptional regulator: MPPTPQQRRAARNHQPVPEAGAASGRGRRAKPITVEAIVEAALDIVAREGYEALTMRRVAAALETGPASLYAHVVNKGDLDELLIGRLCAGIVLPEPDPAAWREQITGICVQVRDQYLRYPGISRAALATAPTNEDTLRLSEGMLAILLAAGIAPQTAAWGIDSLTLYINAYTLEISLLRDPGNEWVVSRDELLGRFSSLPDTFPHTKRYAAELTAGTGHERFDFTIKLMLDGLARH; encoded by the coding sequence ATGCCACCCACTCCCCAGCAACGGCGCGCGGCGCGGAACCATCAGCCCGTTCCGGAGGCGGGCGCGGCGTCGGGGCGGGGGCGGCGGGCGAAGCCGATCACGGTGGAGGCGATCGTCGAGGCGGCGCTGGACATCGTGGCGCGCGAGGGGTACGAGGCGCTGACCATGCGCCGGGTGGCGGCCGCGCTGGAGACGGGGCCGGCGTCGTTGTACGCCCACGTCGTCAACAAGGGCGATCTGGACGAGCTGCTCATCGGCCGCCTGTGCGCCGGGATCGTCCTGCCCGAGCCGGACCCGGCCGCGTGGCGGGAGCAGATCACCGGCATCTGCGTCCAGGTGCGCGACCAGTATCTGCGCTACCCCGGTATCTCCCGGGCCGCGCTCGCCACCGCCCCCACCAACGAAGACACGCTGCGGCTCAGCGAAGGCATGCTCGCCATCCTGCTCGCCGCGGGCATCGCCCCACAGACCGCCGCCTGGGGCATCGACTCCCTGACGCTCTACATCAACGCCTACACCCTGGAGATCTCCCTGCTCCGCGACCCGGGCAACGAGTGGGTCGTCAGCCGGGACGAACTGCTGGGCCGGTTCTCCAGCCTGCCCGACACCTTCCCGCACACCAAGCGCTACGCCGCCGAACTCACCGCGGGAACCGGCCACGAGCGCTTCGACTTCACCATCAAGCTGATGCTCGACGGCCTCGCCCGCCACTGA